The genomic window GCTCAGCGCCCTGGCGGAGACCTTCGGCTACGGGCTGGAAGAATTCTTCGATCTGTCGGTCAGCGCGATAGAGCACTCCTTCGCCAACCAGGAGGACCGCCAGCACCTGCTGGAGACGGTCTTTCTGCCGGCCTACGAGGAGCTCTCCGACGCCGAATTCGCCGAGGACCACCACGAACACGACGGTACCGAAGACACCCTCGGTGCTGCCGAAACCCCAGGAGAAGAGGTATAAACCATGTCGAAAGTACTGTTCGTAATCTCCGCGGCGCAGGAATGGACACTGGCCGACGGCAGTACGCGCGAGACCGGTTTCTGGGCCGAGGAGCTCGTCGCCCCGCACCGCACCTTTGCCAACGCGGGCTGGGAGATCGCCTTCGCCACCCCGGGCGGGCGCGAGCCCGTCGTGGACGAGACCAGCCTGGAGAACCTGAACGAGATGCAGCGCGAGTCCCAGGAGGATTACCTCGCGGCTATCCACTACGAGCTGTCCCAGCCGCTGGACCTGGCCGAGGTCGACGAGGCCGACTACGACGTCGTCTTCTACCCGGGCGGCCACGGCCCGATGGAGGACTTGGCTGAGGACGCCACCTCGGCGGCCCTGCTGGCCCGCCGCCACGCGGCCGGCCGCCCCCTGGCGTTGCTGTGCCACGCGCCGGCGGCGCTGCTGGCCGTGCCAGCCGATGAGAACGGCCAGTGGCCGTTCGCCGGCTACGAGATGACCGCCTTCAGCGATGTTGAGGAGGGCGAGGAGACCC from Corynebacterium confusum includes these protein-coding regions:
- a CDS encoding type 1 glutamine amidotransferase domain-containing protein — protein: MSKVLFVISAAQEWTLADGSTRETGFWAEELVAPHRTFANAGWEIAFATPGGREPVVDETSLENLNEMQRESQEDYLAAIHYELSQPLDLAEVDEADYDVVFYPGGHGPMEDLAEDATSAALLARRHAAGRPLALLCHAPAALLAVPADENGQWPFAGYEMTAFSDVEEGEETLAKAKWSLEQRLRELGADYRAADPLQPNVVKDRHLFTGQNPVSSESLAQRILAALR